TTTACTCCTCCGCAGGAGGTTGCCCATGGAATACGGTATCCTCTTTATCGTCGCCGCCAGTTTAATTACCGGCGTACTTTTTATTATCATTCCCAACCCCCAAAATAATAATAAAACCCGGGCACAGAAAGAACTTAACGCATTGTTATCTCAGATAAATGAGATTCATGAAGATACCATTCAGTACACCAGTAATATTTTACTAAAACTAAGATTTCAAACGCCCTGCCCGCCGCGCCACCCGGACAGCACCTTTAATGAGCGCAGCCAAATAATAAAAAAAATACACTCAATTAAAAACATATCCCATGCGCCGGATGTGTTAGCTCTCGAGCAAATAGAAAATGATTTGATAGAGATCTTTTCACATAAAACAAAACTGGATAAAAAACTTGCGCCTTACTATAAAGTTAACGAAATAGACACCGCCGCCTATATGTTTGTCCGTCGTGAGGTGCTTAATAAGCTTACTATTATTTCCGCTTCTTTTATTACCGTTAAAAAAAACCTACATGATTTAATTCAGAAATATAAATAAACAGCGGAGAAGCGTTGCCCCTATTTCTGCCGACATCTAAATATATCGCGACCAGAACTACATAATATATCTATATCAGTAACGCCTTTGCTACACTAATGGTAATACATGATGGCGTAGCTAAATTACCTTCATTAATACCAGGCCCTGTACCTTTAACATAACGACCAACTTCGGTGAACCTCTTTCTGGTACATTCGTCTGCCCGGCCAATAGAACAAGCCTCATTGATTTCATTAAGAGAATGAACGGCGCTAAAACCTATGCCAATATACCCGGTGTATCGCATTGCTTTTACATATTCAGCCGCACGTTCAATATGTGTGGCATCACCCTCGATATCACTAACGCCTTTCTCACTCCAGCGATGAGTAATTGAACGGCTGGACAGGACTGGTGCGCTTTTACACCCAACCATGCTCAACCGCCAACATTAGCAATCCACCAATAACAAAAAACAGTATGCTGACAGCACCGAAGTATATTTCGAAGTAAAATGGCCTAATCAGCCGTCTCGGTAGACCTCTAATGAAGTCCTTATCATCATTTTTGGTCAGAGGTGAACTACGATTCCACAACAGCGGCATGTATATAAATTGTACTTTTATTCCATATGCTCCTTTGACATAAAGCGAATTGACGTTCTCAAACACCAACACTGCATCTGGCAGGCTGCCGTATTTTTTTTTATATAGTTCGCAGATTTCTTTAAAGCGTTTTCGGTTCAGCAGAGATGCAATGCTACTGATAATTATCAGTAGTACCCCTGCAAGAATAGCGATTACCGAAATCATTTCTAAATTAATCTTCACCGCTTACCTCATAAAGGCCAAGCCATTTCCCGATAGATTGACCTGTTTTTCCTCCAGCCCAACTTAGAGCCTTGTCACCTCCGTATGCTATGCCACCGCTCACACCAATGGTACAAAGTAACGCGCCTGCCCCCATAGTTTCAACCGTCGCAGCCCCCAAAACAACTGCACATGCGGTATTTGCAGCGCCAGCACCGATGAGTCTACTTGCCACCATCCCACCTACCAGACTTCCCGAAAATTCACCGATGGAAGTCAACGAAGTTTTGGCACAATCTCGCCCTACGGTGCAGGCTTCAGTGATCTTCGCTGCGGTATCAAAGGCAGAAAGGCCAATGCCGATCTTCCCGGCCGTTTCCATGAGCTTGACATACTTAGCAAGCTTCTCGATGTGTGTCGCGTAACCTTCGAGATCGCTAACACCTGTCTCATTCCAGCGATGGGTGATTGAACGGCTGGACAGACCAAGGGCGCTTTTCAGGTCGATGTATTCATTGAACATGAAACGATGCTTCATAAACATCTTTAGCACACTATCGAGTTGCCCAAACAGGCGACGGCGTTCAACGAAAAACTGTTCGCCGATCAGTGTGCCGCTGGTGATGTACTGGTTTTTGTAGGTTTTCTCGATCTCGACGAGAATTTTTTCTACCAGTTCGAAATACCCCTTCGCGGCTTCGGTCGCTTGTCCTGAGTATCCATAAATGTCGCTCGCCGTACTGGCAGCAGCGGCGAACATCTCAATAGTGTCTTTATGCTTATAGAGAAAATTGGCTTGTTTGACAGTCAGAGGCTGCAACGCCGCATCGACCCGCGCTTTTGCCGCTTTCATATGGGCTATCTGTTCTTGATCCTGTTTTTCAGGGTCAACCACCAGCATAATCGACCCGGCTTTGTATCTTTCATCCGGCCCATTTAATGCAGCAAACAGCTCTTTGGCACCCGGCGGTGGGTTTTCGGTGAATAGCAGACGCTGCCAGGCTTCTGTGGTACCTCCGTAAGGGAGAACGACAAAGCCAGCGTCGACCCCTGTTTTTTTCTTCACAGCCTAGGCATGCTGTTCTGGCTCTGACTCCGAACAAAATTTGGGTATCAGTGCCCCTGTAACCGGGGCCGCAACCGTGAAATTTGAAGGCCGGGGAGTAAAAATAGATTCTTTTTCATAACTGTCGGGTATGGAGGGAATGAACTTAGCTTTGCAGGGGCAGGAGCTAATACTGTCCAGCGTTCCTGCTAACCGTAGCGCCCCATCCAAAAAACTCTCCGTACCACCTAAAATCTTGTATGAGACACCCGGATTTTTACCGCAGGATACATAATCACCTTCACGGGCAGCGTCTGAGTCGTACCATGTAAACGCTGGATCTCCAGTCAGTATTTTTCCATCGCATGTGGTTTTATCGCCAACACGAAGGTAATAACCTTTTGCCATAACTTCCTTGCCCGGCAGAATAAATAATCATGGTGCTCATTTTAAAAGCAACCTGCTTATGAACAGCAAGTATTCGCTTTAAGCAAACCCATCTTTGAGAATTTTCGATTAATCGCTATCAGGTTGTTCCAGACTGGAAATAAAACCGATGCGGCAAGTATTTTCAGCTTACGCAGAGTATGACCCCCTCTGCCCCGCGCCCAATTTAAGATGCAATATCCGCTAAAGATACCAGTACAATTTTCCCCCCAACCTCTGTAGAATCCCTGCCCTGATAACACTATAAATGATGAATTTTTGACCTATGAGCAATGTTACGCAGCAGCCGAAAATCGGCTTTGTCTCTCTTGGCTGCCCTAAAAACCTCGTTGACTCCGAACGCATCCTCACCGAGCTGCGCACCGAAGGCTATGATGTGATCCCAAGCTATGACGGAGCCGATATGGTTATCGTCAATACCTGTGGCTTTATCGACAGCGCGGTGCAAGAGTCCCTGGAGGCCATCGGCGAGGCGCTGAATGAAAATGGCAAGGTCATCGTGACCGGCTGTCTTGGCGCTAACGAAGATAAAATCCGCGAAGTTCATCCTAAAGTGCTGGAGATTACCGGCCCGCATAGCTATGAGCAGGTGCTGGAGCATGTTCATCATTACGCACCAAAACCAAAGCACAATCCGTTTTTAAGCCTGGTGCCAGAGCAAGGCGTCAAGCTCACTCCGCGCCACTACGCTTATCTCAAAATTTCTGAAGGCTGTAATCATCGTTGCACCTTTTGCATCATCCCATCGATGCGCGGCGATTTAGACAGCCGTCCGATTGGCGACGTGCTGGCCGAAGCTAAACGTCTGGCCGATGCCGGCGTTAAAGAGCTGCTGGTTATCTCCCAGGATACTTCAGCCTACGGCGTAGATGTGAAGCATCGCACCGGTTTTTATAACGGCGAGCCGGTGAAAACCAGTATGGTTAGCCTGTGCGAACAGCTGGCTAAACTGGGTATCTGGACGCGTCTGCATTATGTCTACCCTTACCCACATGTGGATGACGTCATCCCGCTGATGGCCGAAGGCAAAGTGCTGCCGTATCTGGATATTCCTCTTCAGCACGCCAGCCCGCGCATTCTTAAGATGATGAAACGTCCGGGCGCGGTGGAACGCACTCTGGAGCGCATCAAACGCTGGCGCGAAATCTGCCCGGATCTGACTCTGCGCTCTACGTTTATCGTCGGCTTCCCTGGCGAAACCGAAGAAGACTTCCAGATGCTGCTCGACTTCTTGAAAGAAGCGCGGCTTGACCGGGTGGGCTGCTTTAAATTCAGCCCGATAGAGGGCGCTGCCGCCAATGAGCTGGCGGATCCGGTGCCGGAAGAGGTGAAGGAAGAGCGTTTCCATCGCTTTATGCAGCTTCAGCAACAGATCTCTACCGAACGCCTCCAGGAAAAAGTGGGCCGGGAGATTCTGGTTATCATTGATGAAGTTGACGAAGAAGGCGCTATTGGCCGCAGCATGGCTGATGCCCCAGAAATTGACGGTGCAGTCTATCTCAACGGTGAGACCAAACTGAAGGCTGGCGACATCGTTCGCGTCAAAGTTGAAAATGCTGACGAATATGACCTGTGGGCGAGCGTGGTCTAACCGCGAACGCCGGGTGGTGAGTTTATACAACTGACCTGCAATAAGGGCCGCTTAAGCGGCCCTTATTATTTTTACCGATTAACCCTCACGCTCCAGACGCGGATCTAACGCATCACGTAGCCCATCCCCCAGCAGATTAAATGCCAGCACGGTTAGGAATATCGCCAGGCTGGGAAATATTGCCACATG
This genomic interval from Salmonella enterica subsp. enterica serovar Choleraesuis contains the following:
- a CDS encoding hypothetical protein (possible pseudo, internal stop codon), translating into MKKKTGVDAGFVVLPYGGTTEAWQRLLFTENPPPGAKELFAALNGPDERYKAGSIMLVVDPEKQDQEQIAHMKAAKARVDAALQPLTVKQANFLYKHKDTIEMFAAAASTASDIYGYSGQATEAAKGYFELVEKILVEIEKTYKNQYITSGTLIGEQFFVERRRLFGQLDSVLKMFMKHRFMFNEYIDLKSALGLSSRSITHRWNETGVSDLEGYATHIEKLAKYVKLMETAGKIGIGLSAFDTAAKITEACTVGRDCAKTSLTSIGEFSGSLVGGMVASRLIGAGAANTACAVVLGAATVETMGAGALLCTIGVSGGIAYGGDKALSWAGGKTGQSIGKWLGLYEVSGED
- a CDS encoding hypothetical protein (possible pseudo, internal stop codon), encoding MAKGYYLRVGDKTTCDGKILTGDPAFTWYDSDAAREGDYVSCGKNPGVSYKILGGTESFLDGALRLAGTLDSISSCPCKAKFIPSIPDSYEKESIFTPRPSNFTVAAPVTGALIPKFCSESEPEQHA
- the rimO gene encoding ribosomal protein S12 methylthiotransferase RimO is translated as MSNVTQQPKIGFVSLGCPKNLVDSERILTELRTEGYDVIPSYDGADMVIVNTCGFIDSAVQESLEAIGEALNENGKVIVTGCLGANEDKIREVHPKVLEITGPHSYEQVLEHVHHYAPKPKHNPFLSLVPEQGVKLTPRHYAYLKISEGCNHRCTFCIIPSMRGDLDSRPIGDVLAEAKRLADAGVKELLVISQDTSAYGVDVKHRTGFYNGEPVKTSMVSLCEQLAKLGIWTRLHYVYPYPHVDDVIPLMAEGKVLPYLDIPLQHASPRILKMMKRPGAVERTLERIKRWREICPDLTLRSTFIVGFPGETEEDFQMLLDFLKEARLDRVGCFKFSPIEGAAANELADPVPEEVKEERFHRFMQLQQQISTERLQEKVGREILVIIDEVDEEGAIGRSMADAPEIDGAVYLNGETKLKAGDIVRVKVENADEYDLWASVV